In Mobula hypostoma chromosome 12, sMobHyp1.1, whole genome shotgun sequence, one DNA window encodes the following:
- the LOC134354767 gene encoding E-selectin-like, which translates to MLCNHPLGNFSFNSTCDFHCIPGFTLQGSQSLQCTAAGQWTAETPSCEAVKCGKLEIPEKGYMNCSHPLSDFSYKSVCTLNCDKGFHLGGSDSIQCGTSGQWNGRKPTCEVHIFNKMWEPQKATVATVGTAFTLLLLSFVVWGIIRRYRKAKQEKNPLSRNEDNLERTTV; encoded by the exons ATGCTGTGCAACCACCCTCTTGGAAACTTCAGCTTCAACTCCACCTGTGACTTCCACTGCATTCCAGGGTTCACACTGCAAGGGTCACAGAGTCTCCAGTGCACGGCGGCAGGACAGTGGACAGCAGAGACACCCAGCTGTGAAG CTGTAAAGTGTGGAAAACTGGAGATTCCCGAGAAAGGATACATGAACTGCTCTCACCCCCTCAGCGATTTCAGTTACAAGTCAGTGTGTACGTTAAACTGTGATAAAGGATTTCATCTTGGTGGATCAGATAGCATTCAgtgtggaacatctggacaatggaATGGGCGGAAACCCACCTGTGAAG TTCATATCTTTAACAAAATGTGGGAACCACAAAAGGCCACAGTAGCAACTGTGGGAACAGCATTCACACTGCTGCTTCTGTCATTTGTAGTCTGGGGTATTATACGTCGTTATAGAAAAG CAAAACAAGAGAAGAACCCACTTTCAAG AAATGAAGACAATTTGGAAAGAACTACAGTTTAA
- the dusp12 gene encoding dual specificity protein phosphatase 12 has product MILVRSGLFLGAASDVAQSQSLSDRGISHVLTVDSQEPPPMGNVCAKFVQALDEPSTDLLSFLDECVGFVQQAHAAAGAAVLVHCHAGVSRSAAVVTAFIMKTDNLSFEEAYGKLKAIKPDIRINDEFVKQLKLYEAMGCKVDLTSADYKQYRLQKVTEKYPELPHLPRELFALDPISLGKTSEAIYRCRKCRRCLFRGSSSLTHEPGTGATAFAHKRLSQSQRCNQTRCTSYFIEPVQWMEPSLLGVLDGQLLCPKCNCKLGSFNWYGDQCSCGRWVTPAFQIHKNRVDEMKHLNLMSVENVNS; this is encoded by the exons ATGATCTTGGTGAGGAGCGGCCTGTTCCTGGGAGCTGCCAGTGATGTGGCCCAGTCTCAGAGCCTGTCGGACCGCGGCATTTCTCATGTACTCACCGTCGACTCGCAGGAGCCCCCGCCTATGGGGAACGTTTGCGCGAAATTCGTGCAGGCGCTGGACGAGCCTTCCACCGACCTGCTCAGCTTCCTGGACGAGTGTGTGGGCTTTGTGCAGCAGGCACATGCTGCAGCGGGCGCCGCAGTGTTGGTGCATTG TCATGCAGGAGTCAGCAGAAGCGCTGCTGTGGTAACTGCGTTTATAATGAAAACCGATAACCTGAGTTTTGAAGAGGCATATGGTAAACTTAAAGCCATTAAACCGGACATCAG GATAAATGATGAGTTTGTGAAGCAACTGAAGCTGTATGAAGCGATGGGCTGCAAAGTGGATTTAACAAGTGCTGATTACAAACAGTATCGACTTCAGAAAGTCACTGAGAAGTACCCAG AGCTGCCGCATTTACCGAGGGAATTATTTGCATTGGATCCCATAAGTCTTGGGAAAACTAGTGAAGCAATCTACAGGTGCCGAAAGTGTAG gCGTTGTTTATTTCGTGGCTCAAGCAGTTTGACTCATGAACCTGGAACTGGAGCAACAGCATTTGCTCACAAGAGGTTGTCTCAAAGCCAGAGGTGCAATCAGACTAGATGTACATCATATTTCATTGAACCTGTGCAGTGGATGGAGCCTTCACTACTTGGTGTTTTGGATGGACAG TTGCTCTGCCCAAAATGCAACTGCAAGCTGGGATCTTTCAACTGGTACGGTGATCAGTGTTCCTGTGGACGTTGGGTGACTCCTGCTTTCCAGATTCACAAGAATCGAGTTGATGAAATGAAACATTTAAATCTCATGAGTGTGGAAAATGTGAATAGTTGA